In a genomic window of Suricata suricatta isolate VVHF042 chromosome 12, meerkat_22Aug2017_6uvM2_HiC, whole genome shotgun sequence:
- the MRPL34 gene encoding 39S ribosomal protein L34, mitochondrial, which produces MAFSVGSVGRHLGRVRWLQSPAWLGLPDAWGLVATQQSRGKARGNEYQPSNIKRKHKHGWIRRLSTAAGVQVILRRMHKGRKSLSH; this is translated from the exons ATGGCTTTCTCAGTCGGATCCGTAGGTCGCCACTTGGGCCGCGTCAG GTGGCTCCAGTCCCCGGCCTGGCTGGGGCTCCCCGACGCCTGGGGACTCGTCGCCACACAGCAGAGCCGGGGAAAGGCGCGTGGAAACGAGTATCAGCCGAGTAACATCAAACGCAAGCACAAACACGGCTGGATCCGGCGTTTGAGCACGGCGGCCGGCGTCCAGGTCATCCTCCGCCGCATGCACAAAGGCCGCAAGTCTCTGAGCCATTGA
- the ABHD8 gene encoding protein ABHD8 — protein MLTGVTDGIFCCLLGAPPNAVGPLESVESSDGYTFVEVKPGRVLRVKHAGPAPAPNPPPPLADAAQGDRSGLVRCQRRITVYRNGRLLVENLGRAPRADLLHGQNGSGEPPAALEVELADPAXXXXXXXXXXXXXXXXXXSGGRRRRARRPKRTIHIDCEKRITSCKGAQTDVVLFFIHGVGGSLAIWKEQLDFFVRLGYEVVAPDLAGHGASSAPQVAAAYTFYALAEDMRAIFKRYAKKRNVLIGHSYGVSFCTFLAHEYPDLVHKVIMINGGGPTALEPSFCSIFNMPTCVLHCLSPCLAWSFLKAGFARQGAKEKQLLKEGNAFNVSSFVLRAMMSGQYWPEGDEVYHAELTVPVLLVHGMHDKFVPVEEDQRMAEILLLAFLKLIDEGSHMVMLECPETVNTLLHEFLLWEPEPSPKALPEPLPAPPEEKK, from the exons ATGCTGACTGGGGTGACCGATGGGATCTTCTGCTGCCTGCTGGGCGCACCACCCAACGCTGTGGGGCCGCTGGAGAGCGTCGAGTCCAGTGATGGCTACACCTTTGTGGAGGTCAAGCCCGGCCGTGTGCTGCGGGTGAAGCACGCGGGGCCCGCCCCAGCCCCTAACCCACCTCCACCACTGGCAGATGCTGCCCAGGGGGACCGGTCGGGCTTGGTGCGCTGCCAGCGCCGAATTACCGTGTACCGCAACGGGCGGTTACTGGTGGAGAACCTGGGCCGGGCACCTCGTGCTGACCTCCTGCACGGGCAGAATGGCTCCGGGGAGCCGCCGGCCGCCCTAGAGGTGGAGCTGGCGGACCCGGC NNNNNNNNNNNNNNNNNNNNNNNNNNNNNNNNNNNNNNNNNNNNNNNNNNNNNNCAGCGGTGGCCGCCGGCGGCGAGCCCGGCGCCCCAAGCGCACCATCCACATTGACTGTGAGAAGCGCATCACAAGCTGCAAAGGCGCCCAGACCGATGTGGTGCTCTTTTTCATCCACGGCGTGGGCGGCTCCCTGGCCATCTGGAAGGAGCAGCTGGACTTCTTTGTGCGCCTGGGCTACGAGGTGGTGGCACCCGATCTGGCCGGTCACGGGGCCAGCTCCGCGCCCCAGGTGGCCGCAGCGTACACTTTCTACGCGCTGGCAGAGGACATGCGCGCCATCTTTAAGCGTTATGCCAAGAAGCGAAACGTGCTCATCGGACATTCCTACGG CGTCTCCTTCTGCACGTTCCTGGCACATGAGTACCCAGACCTGGTGCACAAGGTGATCATGATCAACGGCGGGGGCCCCACGGCATTGGAACCCAGCTTCTGTTCCATCTTCAACATGCCCACGTGTGTCCTGCATTGCCTGTCGCCCTGCCTGGCTTGGAGCTTTCTCAA gGCTGGCTTCGCCCGCCAAGGAGCCAAAGAGAAGCAGCTGCTGAAAGAGGGTAACGCATTCAACGTGTCGTCCTTTGTTCTGCGGGCCATGATGAGCGGCCAGTACTGGCCTGAAGGCGATGAGGTCTACCACGCTGAACTCACTGTGCCCGTCCTGCTCGTCCACGGCATGCACGACAAGTTTGTGCCGGTGGAGGAAGACCAACGCATGGCGGAG ATCCTGCTGCTCGCCTTCCTGAAGCTCATCGATGAAGGCAGCCACATGGTGATGCTGGAGTGTCCGGAGACGGTCAACACACTTCTCCATGAATTCCTGCTCTGGGAGCCCGAGCCCTCGCCCAAGGCCCTGCCCGAGCCCCTGCCCGCGCCCCCAGAAGAGAAGAAGTAG